The DNA sequence GCATTGAACCATCCGGTTTTGGGAAGGCTACCCATGGGGACAACATCACCTGTCTGAAAAGCAGCCGGCGGCGTGTTGTCTATTTCGAAGTCCGTTGCACCACTCAAGGTCGACAAAGCATTACCCGCCAGATCAAAGTAGGCCGGCGTAACGGTCATATTGCCCGTATAAGAAGTCCCGGTCGGAAGAGTGAAGGTATAAGTCCAGGTAGAATCACTATTAGTTGAACCGGTGAACTCAAGACCTGTGATCGACACATCAGTGGGATCAGCAAAAACAACCGATAATGTAGGAGTTGACTGAACCGTTTCATTAAAGTTTCCAATCACCTGTATCTGGTCATCTCCCTTGCCCAGGTTCTCTAACGATGTCTGTGTCAAGTTTACATAAGTTAAGCTGCATGTGGGGGCGATGGTATCGATACGAAGATTTTTGTTACTACTCAGAGATCCCGTAGCACCTGTTTTAAACAAGATTAAAGATGATAACGGATTCCCTGCCGGATCACGGATAGTCGCTCCATTGAGATCAAAAGCGGTTGTGTCAGTATAGGCCAGTTTGTCACTGTTGTGAGCGTCACTAACCACATATCGGAAAGTCAACGTATTTGTCCCCGTGCCGGAGATGTAGTCGACTTTTACATCTGGATCGCCTATCTCTAATTCGATTCTCGGTGCGCCGGAAACATCAACAACCTGATCGAACTCAAGCGTGACCGCAATTGTATCACCCTCATTGTAGTAACCATCATCCGTTGATGAGGTTACCTCCACCAGCACTGCAGGTGTCTGATCTACTGTCAGTGTAGTTGAACTCTTGGTATAGGTAGTACTGTTGCCGGCAATATCACGAACAACGGCCCGGAATTCCATATTGGCCTGTTCAGCAAAACCGTTAGCCTCTTCGAAATCGGTGGGATCAGATTTGTGTTGTGTACCCTCAGCGTCGGTATAATAGACATAACTTCCCCCGGTATCGGTAAGACTAATATTCAACGAGCCGGTAGCAAGTTCTGCCGCATCGATATAGGTGTTATAAGTGCTGTCACAGGTTGATGTATCCGCCTCATCAAATTCACCACTATTGCCACAGCTGTAAATTTTGTCCCAGTAGTCAGTATCTAATATAGATTTCTTTGAATAAATCTGTATATATCCGCCCTTCAGGGTGGTATCATCAGTATCAAATGGGACGGTAACATCGACACTTGTATTCGTACTATTATAGTATCCGGCGACAACTGTCCCTTCGGCAGACACCACAGCGCCCACCGTATTATCAGCAGGAGCGGTCTGATCTATGGTAAAAGTTTTGGCATTGGATGAAGTGGTACTGTTGCCATACGAGTCCGTGATTATGACTCTAACATAAAGCGTAGCCAGCTCTGTAAAAGGCGTTAATGCCTCAACCGAGGCAGCACTGATCACAGGGAGTAACACCACATCGTACCATGTTCCTCCGGACCATCCTACCTTGCCCAGATCAGTTGCCTGAATAGTGTAGGCATCGCCAATGTTTGTATAAGAATTTGCTTCCGTCACTTTTGCCTGCACCTGAATTGTTCCGCCAACGAGTTTGGTATTGTTTTCAACTTTCACTTTGACTTCCAACCCTGTGTTTGTGGAATTCCAATAATTATAATTTTCAGTTCCACCATCAGTGTAGATGGAATAGTAGTTAAAAGCGGAGGGGCCTTCGTCGTCGTTGGTGATCGTATAAGTGTGCGCCGCCGTGCCGACAGTACTGTTTGTAGGACTTGAAAGTGTAACAATAACTGTCTCATCATCTTCTACAACGTAATCGTCCGTTATAACTGCAGAAAGTGTATCGGCCGTATTGCCGGCGGTAATAGTTACTGTTCCATCAGCCAATGTATAATCGGTTCCACCACCCGTTGCAGTTCCCGTCAAAGCATATGAAGCGGTTATATCCTTACCGGAAACAGCTGATAAATTAACTATGAATGTACCGGGTGTAGTGGCCTCGGCACCCGAGGAAGATGCTGAGCTAAAGCCAATCGCCGGAGAGTCATCATCATCTGTGATGGTATGTGTAATTGTTGAATTAGTGCCCAGCGACGGAGATGGAGTATGACCGGTGGAATAGATAGGATTAGAAAGGGTTAAAACTATTGTTTCGTTGTCTTCATCCAATGCATCATTATTTATTGTAGCGGTTACATTGGTAGAGGTATTACCGGCCGTAATAGTAGCTGTTCCATCAGCAAGGGTGTAATCTGTGCCTCCTCCGGTCGCGGTGGAAGTACCTCCAACCGCATAGCTGACATTGATATCGATACCGGAAGCTGCGGATAATGTGGGCACAAAAACCGGGGTAGCTGATTCAGTACTTGTATTTGTAGCTGCAGGAAATGCAATAGAAGGAGCATCGTCATTATCAGTGATCGTAAACGTATGTATTGGATATGTACTCCCCAAGGTTGCGTTAGTTGGAGAACCCAGAGTTATGATTACTGTTTCATTCGCTTCATCATAGGTGTCGGTAATTACATCAATGGTAAGAGCAGAATCGGTCTCACCGGCTGTTATATATGCTGTTCCATTTGCCAGCGTATAATCTGTTCCTCCGCCCGAAGCTGTTCCGGTCATTGTATAAGGCACAGATATTTTCTTACCGGAAGCTGCGTCTATCTGTATCGTGGCTGTACCGTCAACCGGCTCGGTTGCACTGGAAGTACCAGCCGTGAATTCAATAGTAGGCGGATCATCATTGTCTGTAATGGTTAACGTGTACCCGGTATTAGTCCCTGCGCTACAGTTCGAATAGGAACCTAAAGTAAGGATTACCGTTTCATCAACTTCATCCAAAACATCGCCGGTGGTGGGAATTTCGATCGTCTCCTGGGTATCATCAGCGCTAAACGTCAGAGTTCCGGCATCCAGATCATAATCTGTATCACCGGTTCCGGTTGCTGTACCGCTAATCGTATAGGCAACGGTTGCCGTTAACTTTGAGGCAGCACTTAAATTCACATTGATACTTTCCGTCCCACCTTCGGTAACACTGGCTGTAGCCTCTGCAAAAGAAACGGTGGGCGCATCATCGTCATCAGTAATCGTATATGTAAACTGGTTATCACCTTCATCTCCATCAAAGGCTGTGCCGCTAACCCAAGAAGATGTAGACGTTGAAAACGCGTGGCCGCTAAGATCAAGGATCACAGTTTCACTTGCCTCGTCGTAAGCATCGCCGGTCACAGTGAACGTCAGTGCAGAAGAAGGTGTGGTACTTCCCGCGGTGAACGTCAACGTACCCTCTGTAATAGAATAGTCTGTTCCACTAGTCCCGGTGCTTGAGTTGTTAACAGCATAATTAACCCTTGCTTCAACTTCGGCGGCGGCGGATAGTGTGACAGGCACGGTTACGGATGAAGTCCCACTATTTCCTTCCGCTCCTGAAGCATCTGATCCAAAGGCTATATTCGGGGCATTATCGTTCGCACTTACATTGGTAATAGTATAGGTATACTCAACATTAGTACTTTTATCAGCTCCAGAGACAGCACCCATATCCAGTATAATTGTCTCACCCGCTTCGTGGATTGCATCATTTACAATGACTAAAGGAATGTTGACAGTACCAGCCGCCGTATTTGCCGCTATTGTAAAATCACTGGAGAAATTACTGGTCTCACTCTGTGTGAAATCGGTGCCGGCTGTCGCAGTACCGCTAAGAGTCAAGGGAATGGTGATGCCCGAGGAAGATGCCCTGTTCAAAGTTAATGCAATATTCTTAGACGTGGTTGCTTCGTTTCCACTTTCGCCAGTACCGCTACCGTCCGCACCTCCATTTGTAAACTGAACCGTCGGTTCATCGTGTTCTTCTTGTAATTCCCAGGTGTATACATAGTTGGAACCGCTGCGTGTTGCATAATTGCTCCCCGCACTCATACTGTTTATGGTGATAATAAGTGTCTCGTCAGGATCATATAATGCTGTAGCGTCAGAAGACGGATCCACCGATATGGTGGTAGTTGTGGCTCCAGCCGCAATTGTAACAGGTGAAGATGTCAGGCTGGCATAGTCAGATCCGCTAGTGGCAGTCCCACCCGCAGAAAAGGGAATCGAAGTAGGTAGACCAGACGCCGCGGATTGCGTAATGGTGATTGTTGTGGCACCATCGGTTTCATTAATGTCAGAGGCCTGAGCAGTAGCGAAAGAAACTGAGGGTACGGCATCATCATCTGTAATGGTGCCGGTGTGTGTAGTAAACTCAGGACTGCTTCCCGAACCTCGATCGGCATGTGACGTGCTCCCATTTGCGGCAGGATAGGACCCGTTGTTGACAATGGTGAGAACAAACTCTTCATCCAGTTCATAAAGATCATCCCCGTCTATGGCCAGATTTGCTGTCTGCGTTTGTGCACCACTACCAGTGGCTGCTGCGGCAATATTTACGGTCGCAGTGGTAATAGTGTGATCAGCACCACTTCCTGCAGCGGCTGTGTAAGCATCAGCATCTCCACCTGCGGCAACCGTATAT is a window from the Candidatus Neomarinimicrobiota bacterium genome containing:
- a CDS encoding Calx-beta domain-containing protein, whose protein sequence is MATATVAESANYTVTVRCSCPDAGDAATIVVQQHTSGAGTATDGSSADYGYNEGDWSNQSITLSYGSVSSTFDVDINDDDVYETGSGGTAETIILQIAPANTSYDNHSGSVAADGGSTDGAGLTLYGKITISITDNDDVPAVYFQTATANYAETDADQTLTVTFVQDRPSIYQTTLQYTVAAGGDADAYTAAAGSGADHTITTATVNIAAAATGSGAQTQTANLAIDGDDLYELDEEFVLTIVNNGSYPAANGSTSHADRGSGSSPEFTTHTGTITDDDAVPSVSFATAQASDINETDGATTITITQSAASGLPTSIPFSAGGTATSGSDYASLTSSPVTIAAGATTTTISVDPSSDATALYDPDETLIITINSMSAGSNYATRSGSNYVYTWELQEEHDEPTVQFTNGGADGSGTGESGNEATTSKNIALTLNRASSSGITIPLTLSGTATAGTDFTQSETSNFSSDFTIAANTAAGTVNIPLVIVNDAIHEAGETIILDMGAVSGADKSTNVEYTYTITNVSANDNAPNIAFGSDASGAEGNSGTSSVTVPVTLSAAAEVEARVNYAVNNSSTGTSGTDYSITEGTLTFTAGSTTPSSALTFTVTGDAYDEASETVILDLSGHAFSTSTSSWVSGTAFDGDEGDNQFTYTITDDDDAPTVSFAEATASVTEGGTESINVNLSAASKLTATVAYTISGTATGTGDTDYDLDAGTLTFSADDTQETIEIPTTGDVLDEVDETVILTLGSYSNCSAGTNTGYTLTITDNDDPPTIEFTAGTSSATEPVDGTATIQIDAASGKKISVPYTMTGTASGGGTDYTLANGTAYITAGETDSALTIDVITDTYDEANETVIITLGSPTNATLGSTYPIHTFTITDNDDAPSIAFPAATNTSTESATPVFVPTLSAASGIDINVSYAVGGTSTATGGGTDYTLADGTATITAGNTSTNVTATINNDALDEDNETIVLTLSNPIYSTGHTPSPSLGTNSTITHTITDDDDSPAIGFSSASSSGAEATTPGTFIVNLSAVSGKDITASYALTGTATGGGTDYTLADGTVTITAGNTADTLSAVITDDYVVEDDETVIVTLSSPTNSTVGTAAHTYTITNDDEGPSAFNYYSIYTDGGTENYNYWNSTNTGLEVKVKVENNTKLVGGTIQVQAKVTEANSYTNIGDAYTIQATDLGKVGWSGGTWYDVVLLPVISAASVEALTPFTELATLYVRVIITDSYGNSTTSSNAKTFTIDQTAPADNTVGAVVSAEGTVVAGYYNSTNTSVDVTVPFDTDDTTLKGGYIQIYSKKSILDTDYWDKIYSCGNSGEFDEADTSTCDSTYNTYIDAAELATGSLNISLTDTGGSYVYYTDAEGTQHKSDPTDFEEANGFAEQANMEFRAVVRDIAGNSTTYTKSSTTLTVDQTPAVLVEVTSSTDDGYYNEGDTIAVTLEFDQVVDVSGAPRIELEIGDPDVKVDYISGTGTNTLTFRYVVSDAHNSDKLAYTDTTAFDLNGATIRDPAGNPLSSLILFKTGATGSLSSNKNLRIDTIAPTCSLTYVNLTQTSLENLGKGDDQIQVIGNFNETVQSTPTLSVVFADPTDVSITGLEFTGSTNSDSTWTYTFTLPTGTSYTGNMTVTPAYFDLAGNALSTLSGATDFEIDNTPPAAFQTGDVVPMGSLPKTGWFNAGTDSLSITIPIQTTDNSLLQGKIQPRMQITTVTGSLADIGPSTTLINIAVPVKEIFVKKADIRSSFSATDFAQGVKLLTNVDLYDRAGNVTVGSLNLDTLVVDTISPVVGSYVTEISGSVAVVDTTLVSSDSLYARWTQFVDNSLLGESGVADYQWAVGRFGSADLDSVQELISAGLDTFLTGKAPLRDSTRYDLSVLAVDSAGNVSQTLQTTTGFYRLNSAPIISTIDTITTKEQVDLSYQVTATDLDLSTLLGDTLHYNFLNNLILQDSLVLLTDSAAAKINTSSGLLTWQTPLHSDTVSYPVTLNVSDEWGRSTNEIFVLTVNANTRPKVSTAPDTVMNEAGRGVNHRSIMEYTFKVHDPDDELVTINAFSDSTQIHVSPSDTIVATTGRDTVDVIFTFEVDSFWTKESKITLSLTDEKLITTETFIIDVLRVARPQMWITFAQNPSFTRFFELMVIDTVGKVNLDTSDVYNLYKPRKEPLILYVYEKQGEVLKPEGEVDLSYIDSYVWVGNFEFDTTSTYCYEMNVIGVVGDTVVTPCTNVVFARARQSWVGSSTDGIFKVNAKSGAVAFDKPFMIVDSLLLYHDEPYDARYRMGHQMVTFEKPVMVSLQADSSLPEEDQAIYQISRDSFWKELPTISKNGELLAWTSNMGYFKIGERTIIVPEETALGSNYPNPFNALTHITFDVGFFGGLEQRVDVSIYNLLGQKVKTVHDDILLIGRHDLVWDGRDTHGVPVSSGIYIVGFSSDGGVRQARKMMLVR